From Amycolatopsis sp. cg9, one genomic window encodes:
- the rplQ gene encoding 50S ribosomal protein L17: MPTPTKGARLGGSSAHERLILANLATQLFEHGKITTTEAKAKRVRPLAEKLITKAKRGDLHNRRQVQKVVRDKDVVHKLFAEIGPHFAERAGGYTRITKTMPRKGDNAAMAVIELVAEKTVTSEAERARKTKFAKDEKAAAPVAEETTEAPAAEEAPAAEEAKAEDTAAETEAPASDDADADAKKD, translated from the coding sequence ATGCCCACCCCTACCAAGGGAGCCCGGCTCGGCGGGTCGTCCGCGCACGAGCGGCTGATCCTGGCCAACTTGGCCACGCAGCTGTTCGAGCACGGCAAGATCACGACGACCGAGGCGAAGGCGAAGCGGGTCCGCCCGCTGGCCGAGAAGCTGATCACGAAGGCGAAGCGGGGCGACCTGCACAACCGCCGTCAGGTGCAGAAGGTCGTCCGTGACAAGGACGTCGTGCACAAGCTGTTCGCCGAGATCGGTCCGCACTTCGCGGAGCGGGCGGGCGGCTACACCCGGATCACCAAGACGATGCCGCGCAAGGGCGACAACGCCGCCATGGCCGTCATCGAGCTGGTGGCCGAGAAGACGGTGACTTCGGAAGCCGAGCGCGCTCGCAAGACGAAGTTCGCCAAGGACGAGAAGGCCGCCGCTCCGGTCGCCGAGGAGACCACCGAGGCGCCCGCCGCCGAGGAGGCTCCGGCTGCCGAGGAGGCCAAGGCCGAGGACACCGCCGCCGAGACCGAGGCTCCGGCTTCGGACGACGCGGACGCGGACGCCAAGAAGGACTGA
- the truA gene encoding tRNA pseudouridine(38-40) synthase TruA, which translates to MDVSYDGTDFSGWARQPGRRTVQGLLEDALQRQPPGASVPKSVVVAGRTDAGVHATGQVVHVDVVPLAPGAAGRIPVSPEGIPDLTRMAGRWNRLLPGDVRVLGARVAPAGFDARFSAIRRHYRYRVSDAPWGVDPLRRHDTLAWNRPLSTDAMNAAAAGLLGLNDFAAYCKQRDTGTTIRELQRLEWKRVDEHLLEVEVSADAFCHSMVRSLVGVLLLVGDGRRTDAWPSKVLESGIRDSAVAPAHGLTLLGVDYPPDEELAARAEQTRNVRTSL; encoded by the coding sequence CTGGACGTCTCCTACGACGGCACGGACTTCTCGGGCTGGGCTCGCCAGCCGGGCCGCCGGACTGTCCAGGGGCTGCTGGAGGACGCGCTGCAACGCCAGCCGCCAGGGGCGTCCGTGCCGAAGTCCGTGGTCGTGGCGGGCCGCACGGACGCCGGAGTGCACGCGACCGGGCAGGTGGTGCACGTCGACGTCGTGCCGCTCGCCCCGGGCGCCGCGGGCCGGATTCCCGTGTCCCCCGAAGGCATCCCGGACCTGACCCGCATGGCGGGCCGCTGGAACCGCCTCCTGCCCGGCGACGTCCGGGTGCTGGGCGCCCGCGTCGCCCCGGCGGGCTTCGACGCGCGCTTCTCGGCGATCCGGCGGCACTACCGCTACCGGGTCTCCGACGCACCGTGGGGCGTCGACCCGTTGCGCCGCCACGACACCCTGGCCTGGAACCGTCCACTGTCGACGGACGCGATGAACGCGGCGGCCGCCGGCCTGCTGGGGCTCAACGACTTCGCGGCGTACTGCAAGCAGCGCGACACGGGCACGACGATCCGCGAACTGCAGCGCCTGGAGTGGAAGCGGGTGGACGAGCACCTGCTGGAGGTCGAGGTCTCGGCGGACGCGTTCTGCCACTCGATGGTCCGCAGCCTGGTGGGCGTGCTCCTGCTGGTCGGCGACGGCCGCCGGACCGACGCATGGCCGTCGAAGGTGCTGGAGAGCGGCATCCGCGACAGCGCGGTGGCCCCGGCCCACGGCTTGACGCTCCTGGGCGTGGATTACCCGCCGGACGAGGAACTCGCTGCACGGGCTGAGCAGACGAGGAACGTCCGCACCTCACTCTGA